The DNA sequence ATATGTCGATAAGTGACGAGGAGGCAGCACTAATAGTACCGAATTCTCCAACGAAACGTCGCATATCTAAAGTATCACCGGAGCCACAATTGCCAGTAAAAATTGTGCCggcaaaaggaaaaaattcgTCATTACCACGAGATCTAGACGAATCACCAACGAAAACACGCCGACAGGCTTCTGAAGATATTTTACCTGATGCCAATCAGACTAAAAATGATCCtgagtttgaaaatttgtcaCGAGTTAAACTGCTGGATGATAAGACACGAAGCGCCGAGTTAATAATCACGTCTAAAACTCGTCGGCAAACATTCAATGACGCGATTGAAAAATTCGGTGGGTCCGACTTCGGCAGCAGGACGGCGACGACCAGACGTCAGATATCCGAAGATATTTTAGACAAGACGGATAAGAAGGACTACAGACATTTGAATGATGAACGTCGCGGTATTTCTtcggataatttaatttattcacgcGAGACAGTTGTGGGCTCGGCTCCGTCAGCTTCGTCATTGGGGTACCAGAGTGGTAGTGATTCGCCTTTTCCAAATAGTCAACCGTCATCGAATAACAGTCAGGATATGTTGCGTGGTACATTTAAACTTTTGCATGACAAGTTTGAACTTCAAGATGTACCTGCTGAAAGTTATGCTGCTTTCAAAAGACGCACGCGAACAACTACTACTATTGCCGGAACAGCAACGACAGTTACAGAGTTTCCGATTGCTACTGAACGATTTAAATTTGTTGCCAAGGAAACTACAATAGGTCCCATTGTACAGGTGGGAAAGGTctacgaaataaaaaataataaaacgtcAAAAGTTgtggtaaataaaaatgaaaatcaagCTAAAGAAATAACTGATAAGCATGACAGCAAAGAATTACTTTGTTCGAGTACGTCAGCGACGACAACGACAACGACCTCGACGACGGCAACAGCAAAGTCAGTACTGAAAAAACAAGAACGGATTGACAATACAAATGATCAGGAGGCCGACGTTGCTGGGTCGCTTCGTAAACCTATGAGACGAATATTCCACGAGCCCTCGCAAGAAACTATGGATCTTCTGACGGAactaaaaagaataaaaagtttgttGAAGACACCGTCGGAGGAGGGCAAAGATTGGGAGCTAGATTGTTTGAGACCCGCGAGATTACCGAAGAAAATTTCACTTTCTGATAAAGAATTTTGTCTGTCTGTTGATCGCGAGAACAGCATTCGCAGACCCTCGGTATTGAGGattgataataaagaaaagaagaCAGAGATAGAGGAAGAGGAGcataaagataaagataagGACAGAGACAGAGACAGAGGCGGCAACGAGGTAGTGATAGATGATAACAATAAAGAAGGCTGTATAATTACAAGTGTTGCAGAGCATCCATGCGGACCAGCTTTATTTGAAAAACGATGTTTGTCATTGGATTACGCTGATGATGTTAAGCCAATTAAACCGGATGTACGAGCTATATCCCTCGCATCAGCACGTACTCCTAGGTCGGCAACTGACGAGACTATTGATTCGTTTTATCcagataatattatttatgactcGAAAAATTGTCTATCAGATGTTTTTACTTCGTCACCGCCACCGGGCGAATCAAAGTCTCGGACTAGTCCTAGTTCTAGTCCTGTTGGTGTAAACagtgaaatttcaaataaagttTGCAAAAGTGATGATAGAGAAATGGGTAAAAATTGTCTGGATGTTGACATTGCGATACCGGTTGATCAAACCGGGTCTGTAAGTCCCAAAAGAGGGGACAAAATCCAAGGGAGGACGAGCGATTTGTACGAAATTATTTCCCCGAGGTCTACGCCGTTTCGAGTTAAAAAAAGATTGGGGAGGATCTCTGTTGAAGACGGCGTTAAGCCGGAAAGTTTTACTATTGATAAGGTCGATTGTAGGTCAGTCGTAACACAAAAAAAGACCAAGTGCTTCCCCTTGTAACGGCTTCCTCTCGGCCAGCCTGCGGCCGGCGggtaaaaccatttttttttgcctttttttataaacgcgGGCTCCGGAccatttttgtattttcttaCTACGTTAAGGAAATAAttgtctttattatttttatttggaatCATTTTAATGatcgtttactttttttcagaCTGGATCACCaggtaattgtttttttaaactctaatATGATTAATTTGCTCTTTCAactttttgtattattttttaagtcttgtcgtaattaatttaccaattatgttataaataatgtaattatgatttaaGATATAGAAGACGCTAATTAATCTGAttagagtatttattttatttggtaaaaagaaaaactgtTTACACTGAGCGGAAAAacgaatactttttttgtgtaaagaatttattatttaatttaattaaattcaatggaaaaaaaaagtttttaatttgatgGCAATTTAGAGAGAGAAAATGAATGATaggtttcaataaattatggGAATTCCCATGGGTGTATAGGAACCGTTCttacatattttaagatatattataataattggaagcgttcccataattttatgGGGGCCATTTTTATGCATTGTGAGAATGATTCCCATACAAATTTAGTAACGGTTTCTACACTCACAAATAAATGGTCCTTAGACATTGCAGgaaatattactataattatgaaaaatgtcCCCATACTTACGAGACTAGTcatcataatatataggactatttttcataataaataaaaataatttccatgGAAGTCAAAGAACCATTTCATGATCCATAGAAATGGTCATTATATTTAACGAATGGTCCCAATATTTATATGGGCATTGCTTTTTATAGGTTATGGGGTGTTCCTAGTTTGAGGTCCACTCTGATAATGTAGACtatgatatttatcataatttggaaatatttcccataatatataaggaaaattaccatttatttataagaaccatttttagtttattgaaaTGGGGCATTCCCATAACTacagaaaaatcatttttataattttctcttcatttatatacttattgttaccaattgaaatatataaaataacgataattgtaaattcaaatttcttcggaaaaaaattatattttataaattatccaaaaaaaaaaaaaaaaaaaaaaaaaagattcttaaattgatattttcttgcttacattttttttttcgctcagTGTAGAGttgatattatatttgttaatgtACTCTATTGCGTTGAAAGTAATTtgtgttattaaaatatataaatatatatgtgtgtaaaataaatataaattacgctAATGTAGttaacgaataaaaatttaccactgataaaaaaaatgatattctaAGAACGAGCTctgctaataaataaaaataataattgtatatattgtaacaaaattataactattgtttatttattatctttttacaaaattgaCAATGTCGATTTTCCCGCAATTTAAAGGATACACTtttctatagaaattttattgtactatacgcgaaattataaattataaataatatataaatatataaaaaaaaaatagttagaaATTTCCTACCGACTAGAGAATTAATGCAGCTTAAATTAAACTCTGtccatattttgaaaaatctgaGTAATGAACgtgtgattatttattaattaaaaactacacaatatttattatttattattttttaaaattataattacgaaaaaattaaattaaagttacacaaaaaaatagaattttttagtgcaaaaattttaaattgtaaagtgaaaacaaaaattttcttgggaaaaaaaaaaattcttgtattgagaaaatttttgtccagtgaaaaatatttttcgcgcgaaaaaattcgtttttttttctgcgtaCAATTGAAACAAtctcaaaatatttcaaaatataagaatttaaatacgaacctaataaattttaacgagCAGTGCCTTGTTcatggataaatttatttaaaaaaaaatgaaaaaccaaCGACACaatatagttattattattaaaaaagcgGGCCGGAGTTATTTGAAAGGGTCCACACGAAATTgtgattttgattattataataaataaattttatttgataaatattattaataataataataataacaattatataaatagataaataaaataaaatcacaatTTCATTAAAGATGCGTCCGCCTGCCAAGTCTTTCATTTAAGAAAGACGCGTGatgtctttaaataaaaaatttaattataaaaataaataaaataagcagaactaattgttataaataaattaatttagatgtttcagtgtaaaaaataaattaaactctgAATTTACggaaagtaattataaatgtagataaaaaaatatataaaaaattaataataataataaaatatatatcgttacATTGATCGAATATTTGTATGTAAATGTTAAGTATATTAGGTCCTAAGTGAACgggtatatatattacatatataatatacgtatatatttatatataccgTCGAAGCTCGTTATAAGCAATCGTCaggaaatattttgcattatgaattgaaaataaatatgttcgcaagactagaaaaaattttttttgtcataaaaaatattttcttgtcccgagaaaattttgttcttaatttactgcaagaaattttttgggacaaatgaaaattttattggagaataaaaattcgttgtaccaagaaatcctttttttctttgcagggaaaaaaattcttaaaaaaattcaaaatttgaacacCTTCTTTATCTTAGTTTTTGGCGCGGGTTCGACATGTGTGCGCTACACATATGAATCGCAAGTCGCATTGAAGTCAAACAATCAgtgacaatttttgaaaaaattataaatgctAACATATAAATTCTCTTTAATTGAAAGtctgcatttaaaaaaatttatcaatttaaataattttttttaaacaaaatatgaGTGAAGTTAATGACAATGACACGAAATTTGAATGACCGAAAAAGAGAGGGAATTTCAAAGACGTAACAAAAAGCGCGACAAAGAGAATTGCTTATAACGAGCTTGGactgtgtatgtatatatatatatatacatatatttatttgtttacgcGTTCGTGCCAATTTGCATCGCCAATTTCatctaaatttaagtgaataaaaaaaaaacaacattgaatacactattattatttatgattacaaATGTCTTATAGTATTAGagtttgaagaaaaataaaatttgaatattcgcGGATGTAGTTAATGGtgccaaaaaaaaacctacacacaaatcataaaatgtatgttaataattgtatgttacttttataattaatgagattaatatttatgtattgtGTACATGTACATGGGAATGATATAAAAGTATATccactaatatatataatgctgAATTTCATGTGgacgtataaataaatatatatagatgattattattattatcattaatatataaaatatttatattaattctaGAATATTGTCATAAATATTTCCATGTTAATTAATCGTACAAATATTGGTTTGATTACAgacgaaaatataaatatttaaattatcaaaatatttatgaattacatataataattgttaaatggttttcaatttttaaaaatatataattgttttgaggttaaaatttgtttatagaAATTTGAGATTATTGTGTGCaaggtttaaatttattaattaaatggttaaaaaaaaattgaatttttaattagtggattattatattaaaatgtttgatttttgattttagggctgatttgaaaaattttgtcgctagtaattgaaataatgtCAGGTCttacggtaattttttttttcttgtaacaaaatatacaatgattcggaaatattttttttctctcagtgtacaatcaataaacaaataaactaTCAGGTAATTGAGACCAGAACGAAGTTTGATTATGCATTCATTATAGCGAAATTTCGTTCccggttcaaaaaaataaaattattttggcgtgaaatttaatttaaaaatttaaaataaagcaagTCAAGTAAGTGCTTTGTTTTAGTGAATGAGAACACGTTTTAAGATATGAAAGCACATTTGATTTTGACTAAGTTATCTTATTTA is a window from the Microplitis demolitor isolate Queensland-Clemson2020A chromosome 4, iyMicDemo2.1a, whole genome shotgun sequence genome containing:
- the LOC106693398 gene encoding uncharacterized protein LOC106693398 translates to RDELWFIEFGRGAALPLTPEEAPTDGEPVVPCAQGRIVIETSHPAPPHFATCLTYRHAIAIPSTETPPTISPKLFQTANESSAGSTADPSYVSQLMSRGAVAKGLYHRQHSINQPQSPAIRPEDLRVTPWFSTTANTTTTTIDDSITDSTQGLDRPFDQTSSYPSSSSFSRNNDKYYPSLSARPDLYSTRGSSIDSDSVPIKIISSAPRKAYMDLSDAIALLDETCPNPDASPSLTPRTPRTPLNLNNSRNKRARSKSSDNSSNYSNERLSDRSSTTDSCKEKRRPFLQKIGISKTEDRPFLSKIAPRIIGKPYLEKIGPSKAVERPFLDKIGSSKTLDKFNFEALRDLPRAMIRRTQTIVEPSIERTREEPSRDVILVVEEEEVEEPQLNNISIDRKRSGKGLLLKMYSFETEDLDDNASIINDTRDPLRAASLDNVIDAGPRSLPSLDDNTCSKIISSSKDTACSKLQSTFIDGAELVKCRVTTSGEIVSSSSAANVCGAGGSASGSIGYLGSPRAAASLSNSPRWPVIRHDKPSSSVQSRTLDRNYSSRDMSISDEEAALIVPNSPTKRRISKVSPEPQLPVKIVPAKGKNSSLPRDLDESPTKTRRQASEDILPDANQTKNDPEFENLSRVKLLDDKTRSAELIITSKTRRQTFNDAIEKFGGSDFGSRTATTRRQISEDILDKTDKKDYRHLNDERRGISSDNLIYSRETVVGSAPSASSLGYQSGSDSPFPNSQPSSNNSQDMLRGTFKLLHDKFELQDVPAESYAAFKRRTRTTTTIAGTATTVTEFPIATERFKFVAKETTIGPIVQVGKVYEIKNNKTSKVVVNKNENQAKEITDKHDSKELLCSSTSATTTTTTSTTATAKSVLKKQERIDNTNDQEADVAGSLRKPMRRIFHEPSQETMDLLTELKRIKSLLKTPSEEGKDWELDCLRPARLPKKISLSDKEFCLSVDRENSIRRPSVLRIDNKEKKTEIEEEEHKDKDKDRDRDRGGNEVVIDDNNKEGCIITSVAEHPCGPALFEKRCLSLDYADDVKPIKPDVRAISLASARTPRSATDETIDSFYPDNIIYDSKNCLSDVFTSSPPPGESKSRTSPSSSPVGVNSEISNKVCKSDDREMGKNCLDVDIAIPVDQTGSVSPKRGDKIQGRTSDLYEIISPRSTPFRVKKRLGRISVEDGVKPESFTIDKVDCRSVVTQKKTKCFPL